In one Halorubrum sp. CBA1229 genomic region, the following are encoded:
- a CDS encoding MFS transporter, which yields MALGNSVRLLRDAEFASLAGTAFARSQAYSTILIALALYADLFGTTGFVEGLFGTAFAVVQLVVVLPLGRAVDTGNAKRYLLAGFLVNVAVFVGFAFVSSPVHVILVRMVQGLGASLLWITGTTVIGEISPDDDQGLWLGSYNQFASVSSLAGDLLGGYLLYAYGFTEAYAVLSLFTLGAFLLVWRFLRDNPGGRTDPAEAGGVETFRSLLALPMLRSLVVFRFTFSVGKMAVIIFLPIYARTAFGISAFAIGWIMAGGKATKAVTQGFVGGLTDRYGRRHGFVALGALLYGVGTAAVPLAAYFEGTVTPVTVSYLGDSQTLGGAFFALFGAYSLLGVADSIRLPASMSLFVDEGERRDSVASAMSLRSISWKVGQVVGPVIVGTTMDFTTTETGFLLAAGFIAFATTLFVLQARRAAATGVPAGRTAD from the coding sequence ATGGCCCTCGGCAACTCGGTGCGCCTCCTGCGCGACGCGGAGTTCGCGTCGCTGGCCGGCACCGCCTTCGCGCGCAGTCAGGCGTACTCGACGATCCTCATCGCGCTGGCGCTGTACGCGGATCTGTTCGGCACCACCGGGTTCGTCGAGGGCCTGTTCGGCACCGCCTTCGCGGTCGTCCAGCTGGTCGTCGTGCTCCCGCTCGGGCGCGCGGTCGACACCGGGAACGCGAAGCGGTACCTGCTCGCCGGCTTCCTGGTCAACGTCGCCGTCTTCGTCGGCTTCGCGTTCGTGAGCAGTCCGGTCCACGTGATCCTGGTCCGGATGGTGCAGGGCCTCGGCGCGAGCCTGCTGTGGATCACGGGCACGACGGTCATCGGCGAGATCAGCCCCGACGACGACCAGGGGCTCTGGCTCGGCTCGTACAACCAGTTCGCCTCCGTTTCGTCGCTCGCGGGCGACCTGCTCGGGGGATACCTCCTGTACGCCTACGGGTTCACCGAGGCGTACGCGGTCCTCTCGCTGTTCACGCTCGGCGCGTTCCTGCTGGTGTGGCGCTTTCTGCGCGACAACCCCGGCGGGCGGACGGACCCGGCGGAGGCCGGCGGGGTCGAGACGTTCCGGTCGCTGCTCGCGCTCCCGATGCTCCGGTCGCTGGTCGTCTTCCGGTTCACGTTCAGCGTCGGCAAGATGGCCGTGATCATCTTCCTCCCCATCTACGCGCGGACGGCGTTCGGCATCTCGGCGTTCGCCATCGGCTGGATCATGGCCGGCGGGAAGGCGACGAAGGCGGTCACGCAGGGATTCGTCGGCGGGCTCACCGACCGGTACGGCCGCCGCCACGGGTTCGTCGCGCTCGGCGCGCTGCTGTACGGCGTCGGCACCGCGGCGGTTCCGCTCGCGGCGTACTTCGAGGGGACGGTGACGCCGGTGACGGTGTCGTACCTCGGCGACTCGCAGACGCTCGGGGGCGCCTTCTTCGCGCTGTTCGGCGCCTACTCGCTGCTCGGCGTCGCCGACTCGATCCGCCTGCCGGCGAGCATGTCGCTGTTCGTCGACGAGGGCGAGCGCCGCGACTCGGTCGCGAGCGCCATGTCGCTGCGCTCCATCTCCTGGAAGGTGGGACAGGTCGTCGGCCCCGTCATCGTCGGGACCACGATGGACTTCACGACCACGGAGACCGGGTTCCTGCTCGCGGCCGGGTTCATCGCCTTCGCGACGACGCTGTTCGTTCTCCAGGCCCGCCGCGCGGCCGCGACGGGGGTCCCGGCGGGCCGGACCGCCGACTGA
- a CDS encoding dCTP deaminase, with translation MSGYAKYVDGLVHEQTQTEGDGVDLTVAEVYELTGPGRVDFGGGELEAAATEPHEREKRSPDDEYGWWSLDPGTYLVEYNESIAGGDLRLTVQTRDALLERGAFHPTLHVTSLPRVPLSVGGDGIRIKENARISTVVDADPA, from the coding sequence ATGTCGGGATACGCCAAATACGTCGACGGGCTCGTGCACGAACAGACCCAGACCGAGGGCGACGGCGTCGACCTGACGGTCGCCGAGGTGTACGAGCTCACCGGACCGGGACGCGTCGACTTCGGCGGGGGCGAGCTCGAGGCCGCCGCCACCGAGCCGCACGAGCGCGAGAAGCGCTCCCCGGACGACGAGTACGGGTGGTGGTCGCTCGACCCCGGCACGTACCTCGTCGAGTACAACGAGTCGATCGCCGGGGGCGACCTGCGGCTCACCGTCCAGACGCGGGACGCCCTGCTGGAGCGGGGCGCGTTCCACCCGACGCTTCACGTCACGTCGCTCCCGCGGGTCCCCCTGTCGGTCGGCGGGGACGGGATCCGCATCAAGGAGAACGCTCGCATCTCGACCGTCGTCGACGCCGACCCGGCGTGA